In a single window of the Candidatus Neomarinimicrobiota bacterium genome:
- a CDS encoding aminodeoxychorismate/anthranilate synthase component II translates to MILFIDNFDSFTYNLVQIFGSRGEKIHVIRNNEADIDYIRQLNPDGIVISPGPGYPEKAGISLAVIQTFYRDIPVLGVCLGHQCIAAAFGGKIIQEKNPVHGKTSEIFHNGYILYRQIPSPFFATRYHSLVADPHSLPPSLCVDARTKDGLIMGIHHREYPVSGVQFHPESILTSFGETLIHNWLDAFIIKESSENKQHTEEPWKH, encoded by the coding sequence ATGATTTTATTCATTGATAACTTCGACTCTTTCACCTACAACCTCGTACAAATATTTGGGAGTCGCGGTGAAAAGATACACGTTATCCGCAATAACGAGGCAGATATTGATTATATCCGCCAACTTAACCCCGATGGCATTGTCATTTCTCCTGGTCCGGGATATCCGGAAAAAGCAGGAATTTCTCTAGCGGTTATCCAAACATTTTACCGGGATATTCCTGTCCTGGGCGTCTGCCTGGGACACCAGTGTATCGCTGCTGCTTTTGGAGGAAAAATCATTCAGGAAAAGAATCCGGTTCACGGGAAAACATCGGAAATTTTCCATAATGGATACATCCTGTACCGGCAAATTCCCTCTCCTTTCTTTGCAACCCGCTATCATTCCCTGGTTGCTGATCCTCATTCCCTTCCTCCTTCATTATGCGTCGATGCCCGGACAAAAGACGGTTTGATCATGGGAATCCATCACAGGGAATATCCGGTTTCAGGAGTCCAGTTTCATCCTGAATCCATTCTCACCTCTTTTGGAGAAACCCTGATTCATAACTGGCTGGATGCCTTTATTATAAAAGAATCATCTGAAAATAAACAACACACGGAGGAACCATGGAAACATTAA
- the trpB gene encoding tryptophan synthase subunit beta has product MTSNLKGYFGPYGGCFAPEVLRPALSELEQAFHTFRKKRDYQKLYLSDLREYAGRPTPLYFAENLTRHYGGGRIYLKREDLCHTGAHKINNTLGQILLAQFMEKRRIIAETGAGQHGVATATVAARAGLECSIYMGIEDMERQKPNVDRMQMLGAEVVPVRTGTKTLKDATNEALRDWIANSDTTHYIIGSVVGPHPFPVIVRHFQKIIGQEVIKQVNKKEKRLPDILLACVGGGSNALGLFYPMLKHPEVEMVGVEAAGCGLETGKHAATLTKGHTGIFHGMKSYLLQDYDGQVQLAHSLSAGLDYPGVGPEHSYLFETRRVRYVSATDEEALKAAFLLCRLEGIIPALESAHALAFLEKTAPGTKKNTIIVVNLSGRGDKDMKVYTQYLNKKGHV; this is encoded by the coding sequence ATGACATCCAATCTTAAAGGATATTTTGGTCCGTACGGTGGTTGCTTTGCCCCGGAGGTCCTCCGGCCGGCGTTGAGTGAACTGGAACAGGCCTTTCACACTTTCCGGAAAAAGCGGGATTATCAAAAACTCTATTTGTCCGACCTGAGAGAATACGCAGGAAGACCTACACCTCTCTATTTTGCAGAAAACCTGACCCGTCATTATGGCGGAGGGCGTATCTATTTAAAAAGAGAGGATTTATGTCATACCGGTGCTCATAAAATCAACAATACGCTGGGACAAATCTTATTAGCACAATTCATGGAGAAAAGGCGGATTATTGCAGAGACCGGTGCAGGACAGCACGGCGTTGCCACAGCCACTGTTGCTGCACGAGCAGGACTGGAATGTTCTATTTACATGGGGATAGAAGATATGGAGCGCCAGAAACCCAATGTAGACAGAATGCAGATGCTGGGAGCAGAGGTTGTTCCGGTACGTACAGGAACAAAGACTCTGAAGGATGCTACAAACGAAGCCTTAAGAGACTGGATCGCCAACAGTGACACCACGCATTACATTATCGGGTCTGTTGTAGGACCTCATCCTTTTCCTGTGATTGTGCGTCATTTTCAGAAAATCATCGGGCAGGAGGTTATCAAACAGGTTAACAAAAAGGAAAAAAGGCTTCCGGATATTTTGCTGGCCTGTGTCGGTGGCGGAAGCAATGCTCTTGGACTTTTTTATCCCATGTTAAAACATCCTGAAGTAGAGATGGTTGGTGTGGAAGCAGCAGGATGCGGCCTGGAAACAGGCAAACACGCTGCTACCCTTACGAAAGGTCATACCGGCATCTTTCACGGTATGAAAAGTTATCTGCTTCAGGATTACGACGGCCAGGTCCAGCTGGCCCATTCTCTTTCTGCAGGACTTGATTATCCTGGTGTAGGGCCGGAACACAGCTATTTATTTGAAACCCGGCGGGTCCGCTATGTAAGTGCGACAGACGAAGAAGCTTTGAAGGCTGCTTTTCTTTTATGCCGCCTTGAGGGGATTATTCCGGCCCTTGAAAGCGCACACGCCCTGGCCTTCCTGGAAAAAACGGCTCCCGGTACGAAAAAAAACACGATTATTGTCGTGAACCTCAGTGGCCGGGGAGATAAAGATATGAAGGTCTACACACAATACCTTAATAAAAAAGGACACGTATGA
- the trpA gene encoding tryptophan synthase subunit alpha has translation MNQALNTLIREKKATGDTLLSIYITAGYPHLHDTPQIIIELDKAGVDFVELGIPFSDPMADGPVIQEASQTALLNGFRISHTFEILKEVRQVSSIPILLMTYLNPVHRYGIDTFLQQASLWGANGLIIPDLPLEESRPLHPLLEKFNLDLVHLLPPNASSERIQAIDRTSTSFIYTVAYKGVTGKKSRHDAEIQTFLKSLKQSLQHPFLVGFGIRSREDIAFYTQYADGVIIGTAFIKHLEKTPSEKLPQKIRDFIQSLTLFS, from the coding sequence ATGAATCAAGCACTGAATACCCTGATCCGTGAAAAAAAAGCCACCGGTGATACATTACTCTCCATTTACATCACCGCCGGTTATCCCCATCTTCATGATACTCCACAAATCATTATCGAGCTGGATAAAGCCGGTGTGGATTTTGTTGAACTTGGGATTCCATTTTCCGATCCCATGGCCGATGGACCGGTTATCCAGGAGGCATCACAAACCGCCTTACTGAACGGGTTCAGAATCTCACATACTTTTGAAATTCTAAAAGAGGTCCGCCAGGTTTCTTCCATCCCCATTCTGCTTATGACCTATCTCAATCCTGTCCACCGCTATGGTATTGACACCTTTTTGCAGCAGGCAAGTTTGTGGGGTGCCAACGGACTGATTATTCCGGATTTACCCCTGGAAGAAAGCCGGCCTTTACATCCCCTCCTGGAGAAATTCAACCTGGACCTGGTTCATCTGCTGCCCCCTAATGCCTCTTCCGAACGGATTCAGGCCATTGACCGGACCAGTACTTCCTTTATTTATACCGTGGCCTATAAGGGGGTTACCGGAAAAAAAAGCCGTCATGACGCAGAAATTCAAACTTTTTTAAAAAGTCTGAAACAATCACTGCAACATCCTTTCCTGGTGGGTTTTGGGATTCGATCCAGGGAAGATATCGCTTTTTATACGCAATATGCCGACGGGGTTATTATTGGAACAGCTTTTATTAAACACCTGGAGAAAACCCCGTCAGAAAAACTGCCCCAAAAAATCCGGGATTTTATCCAATCTCTCACTCTCTTTTCATAG
- the trpC gene encoding indole-3-glycerol phosphate synthase TrpC — MATPHLTSLKHHFLDEILSRKQHDLSRKKSELPISRLKEAALATSKTRSLYRQMIKDTAFHFICEIKKASPSRGIIRKNFNPVHQARLYEKNGASAVSVLTEEHFFLGNPHNVQQVRQAISLPILYKDFIIDPYQVYEAKAAGADVILLIAALLSKNKIHELCTTAAACGLDILFELHTLEDVKKIPVHQHLILGINNRDLRTFRVDPENSFTLKSALPKNVPVISESGIRTSDLCRKLANNGFRGALIGESLMRAQNPGHLLKDFKTAVEKLQ, encoded by the coding sequence ATGGCAACCCCTCATCTAACATCCCTGAAGCATCATTTTCTGGATGAGATCCTAAGCCGTAAACAACACGATCTGAGCCGGAAAAAGTCCGAACTTCCCATAAGCCGTTTAAAAGAAGCAGCCCTGGCCACGAGTAAAACCCGGTCGTTATACCGTCAAATGATAAAGGATACCGCTTTTCATTTTATCTGTGAAATAAAAAAGGCCTCTCCATCCCGGGGAATCATCCGTAAAAATTTTAACCCGGTCCACCAGGCCCGGCTCTATGAAAAGAACGGTGCTTCAGCTGTTTCGGTTCTCACGGAAGAACATTTTTTTCTGGGAAATCCCCACAATGTACAGCAGGTTCGGCAGGCTATTTCTTTGCCCATTCTTTATAAAGATTTTATCATTGATCCTTACCAGGTTTACGAAGCTAAAGCCGCCGGAGCAGATGTGATTCTGTTGATTGCAGCCCTTTTGTCGAAAAATAAAATCCATGAGCTTTGTACCACAGCCGCTGCATGCGGACTCGATATTCTTTTTGAACTGCATACCCTGGAAGATGTAAAAAAAATTCCGGTCCATCAACATTTGATTCTGGGAATCAATAACCGGGATTTACGAACTTTCCGTGTTGATCCCGAGAATTCATTCACACTGAAATCCGCTCTTCCAAAAAATGTACCCGTCATCAGTGAAAGTGGTATCAGAACGTCAGACTTATGCCGCAAACTGGCAAATAACGGCTTTCGCGGAGCCCTCATCGGTGAATCTCTCATGCGGGCACAGAACCCCGGCCATTTACTGAAAGATTTTAAAACCGCTGTGGAGAAACTCCAATGA
- a CDS encoding tetratricopeptide repeat protein yields the protein MNRLSLSTVIFSVLLSVIFTGCEKSSASLYDRYADWIHTSKEEKLLRRIDDFIFEIQQKGKASPEVLKDLMDLSRLGTEMGDAHRAFEAGLRAQSMAEILYGPKDEKTIRVYIQLADFAMTLMEPRLAKNYLDKAMMAAATAHHENYLLLADIYTRYAGVNQAFQRLDDAEALYFKAIGLVEKADSNHVMIADIETRLGILKESRKKYETAEKFYRKALGTVENIRGTSSLQSASLHNNLASVCFMTNRPEEAISHLKKALKIWEKEKDSHIKQAEIHSNLAEIYRAMQDMDKAEKEYKILLKLMKDIPETTPLYPALLLNLSHYYTQLKQKEKADAFKARAREIQKILQNQYLENVSTLETKFNRIPGMEIK from the coding sequence ATGAATCGCCTGTCATTATCAACCGTCATTTTTAGCGTTCTTCTATCTGTCATATTTACGGGATGTGAGAAGAGTTCCGCCTCTCTTTACGACCGTTATGCCGATTGGATTCATACATCAAAGGAGGAAAAACTGCTCCGCCGGATTGATGATTTCATCTTTGAGATCCAGCAAAAGGGAAAAGCGAGTCCCGAAGTATTGAAAGATCTCATGGATTTAAGCCGTTTGGGAACGGAAATGGGGGATGCACATCGTGCCTTTGAAGCCGGCCTCCGGGCCCAATCCATGGCGGAAATCCTCTACGGCCCTAAAGATGAAAAAACCATCCGTGTTTACATACAGCTTGCCGATTTTGCCATGACTTTAATGGAGCCCCGTCTGGCCAAAAATTATCTGGATAAAGCCATGATGGCAGCCGCCACGGCCCACCATGAAAACTATCTGCTGCTGGCAGATATCTACACACGGTACGCCGGGGTCAACCAGGCTTTTCAACGCTTAGATGATGCCGAAGCACTTTATTTTAAAGCCATCGGACTCGTGGAAAAAGCCGATTCCAACCATGTGATGATTGCCGATATCGAGACCCGACTGGGCATATTGAAAGAATCCCGGAAAAAATATGAGACAGCTGAAAAATTTTACCGCAAAGCTCTGGGAACGGTGGAGAACATCCGGGGGACTTCCAGTCTTCAATCCGCATCCCTTCATAACAATCTTGCCTCAGTATGCTTTATGACAAACCGTCCGGAAGAAGCTATAAGCCATTTGAAAAAAGCCCTGAAAATCTGGGAAAAAGAAAAGGATTCCCATATAAAACAGGCTGAAATTCACAGCAATCTGGCGGAAATTTACCGGGCCATGCAGGACATGGATAAAGCGGAAAAAGAGTATAAAATTCTTTTAAAACTTATGAAAGACATCCCGGAAACCACCCCCCTCTACCCTGCTCTCCTTTTGAACCTATCCCATTATTACACCCAGCTGAAACAGAAAGAAAAAGCAGATGCATTCAAAGCCAGAGCCCGTGAAATTCAAAAAATCCTCCAAAATCAGTACCTTGAAAATGTATCAACCCTGGAAACAAAATTTAATCGCATTCCCGGTATGGAAATCAAGTAG
- a CDS encoding phosphoribosylanthranilate isomerase, with translation MMTQLKICGFTSRADAFLAVEHGISILGFIFYPESPRYISPDKAADMIRHLPFYVSPVGIVVRPTAKELVTLQKRTGCRVMQVYEPKDFEIFHSFPFPVIWAFRGVENVKKAMIQDLKPPDMILIDTFSKKTYGGTGKSFAWETIPGSIPREALILAGGITRDTIRDALEEVHPAIIDIAGGSESVPGKKDFQKIRALITSVHAFNMEQLRKKETEKKAEIIYDIQS, from the coding sequence ATGATGACCCAACTAAAAATTTGTGGTTTTACCTCCCGTGCAGATGCTTTTCTGGCCGTAGAACATGGCATATCCATCCTTGGTTTCATTTTTTATCCCGAAAGTCCCCGCTATATATCACCGGATAAAGCCGCCGACATGATTCGTCATCTTCCCTTCTACGTGAGTCCTGTGGGTATTGTAGTTCGCCCAACCGCAAAAGAACTTGTTACGCTTCAGAAACGCACGGGCTGCCGGGTTATGCAGGTATATGAGCCAAAGGATTTTGAAATCTTTCATTCCTTTCCTTTCCCCGTTATCTGGGCCTTTCGGGGCGTGGAAAATGTAAAAAAAGCAATGATCCAGGATCTAAAGCCACCGGATATGATTTTAATCGATACCTTTTCCAAAAAGACTTATGGAGGCACAGGAAAATCTTTTGCCTGGGAAACAATTCCCGGTTCAATTCCCCGGGAAGCACTCATCTTAGCAGGAGGAATAACCCGTGATACTATCCGGGATGCCCTGGAAGAAGTCCACCCTGCAATCATCGATATTGCAGGCGGTTCAGAATCAGTCCCCGGTAAAAAAGATTTTCAAAAAATCCGGGCATTGATTACCAGTGTTCATGCTTTTAATATGGAACAACTTCGAAAAAAAGAAACAGAGAAGAAAGCGGAGATCATCTATGACATCCAATCTTAA
- a CDS encoding uroporphyrinogen decarboxylase family protein produces MIETVRAKYRNNQRILAPLLGFPAVKGAGTSIKLAQQNASEHMKVMRRIVEKWHPDVIFTLMDLSVEASALGRETIFPPNEAATVVNFDYNKERDLSLLKSVDILEDGRLRSYVETHKRMKHEFPGNILRGAYVTGPYTLAGLIMGAENAAMETMMNPEDFHELCTVCTEKILDYTRAIIEAGAHIVAVLEPSAMMLGPEQFREFSMDYTREIVDVCHKQDVAMVYHICGNTEHLLESFNDSGADALSLDSDVDFLQAAKIIREDIILIGNVCPTGAIMTGNPESIRKEVRILLDEMKDIPNYILSTGCDLPAEVPEENVTAFMEAGRK; encoded by the coding sequence ATGATTGAAACAGTTCGTGCAAAATACAGGAATAATCAACGCATTCTGGCTCCTTTGCTTGGGTTTCCGGCAGTGAAAGGGGCTGGTACATCGATCAAGTTGGCACAGCAGAATGCAAGTGAACACATGAAGGTTATGCGCCGGATTGTGGAGAAATGGCATCCCGATGTGATTTTTACCCTTATGGATCTTTCCGTGGAAGCCAGTGCCCTGGGACGTGAAACCATTTTTCCGCCGAATGAAGCGGCTACAGTCGTGAATTTTGATTACAACAAAGAACGGGATTTATCCCTCCTGAAAAGTGTGGATATTTTGGAAGACGGGCGACTCCGGTCCTATGTGGAAACCCACAAACGGATGAAGCATGAATTTCCCGGGAATATTCTCCGGGGTGCTTATGTAACGGGGCCTTATACACTGGCCGGTCTTATTATGGGTGCCGAAAATGCTGCCATGGAAACGATGATGAATCCGGAAGATTTTCACGAACTGTGTACCGTGTGTACGGAAAAGATTTTAGACTATACCCGGGCTATAATAGAAGCCGGAGCACACATTGTTGCAGTCCTTGAACCCAGCGCCATGATGCTGGGACCGGAACAATTCCGTGAGTTCTCCATGGATTATACCCGGGAAATTGTGGATGTGTGTCATAAACAGGATGTGGCAATGGTCTATCACATTTGCGGTAATACAGAACACCTGCTGGAATCTTTTAATGATTCCGGTGCAGATGCTCTCAGCCTGGATTCGGATGTGGATTTCCTTCAGGCGGCAAAAATAATCCGGGAAGATATCATTCTCATCGGTAATGTGTGTCCCACTGGCGCCATTATGACGGGAAATCCTGAAAGCATACGGAAAGAAGTTAGAATCCTCCTGGATGAAATGAAGGATATTCCCAATTATATCCTCAGTACCGGGTGTGACCTGCCGGCGGAAGTTCCTGAAGAAAATGTGACTGCATTTATGGAAGCAGGCAGAAAATAA
- the trpD gene encoding anthranilate phosphoribosyltransferase, with protein sequence METLKPFLEKIVNGEDLSRREAAQVLEKIINGTVTPGEIGALLIGLRMKGESVEEILGFVDTMEKHMVRVELAMDDAIDVCGTGGDNKHSLNISTVSAFIVSAGGVPVAKHGNRSVSSQCGSADVLEALGININLGPSEVLTCIRETGIGFLFAPRYHPVMKAVLPHRKNLGLRTIFNMLGPLMNPAGVRRQLVGTYNRETAKKLAEVMLMKGHTKACTVHSDDGYDEVSPFASNYIYEIDNGHIREYTYHHETPPGNGRETLYGTNSHDNAHKITALLSGEKNSARDMIILNAAFAFYVAGKVSGIPEGIEHAEEMIDSGAALAKLHALRKLSRIYSV encoded by the coding sequence ATGGAAACATTAAAACCCTTTTTGGAAAAAATCGTCAATGGCGAGGATTTATCACGCCGGGAGGCAGCTCAGGTATTGGAAAAAATCATCAACGGGACTGTCACTCCTGGAGAAATCGGAGCCTTGTTAATAGGACTCCGTATGAAAGGGGAATCAGTAGAGGAAATATTAGGTTTTGTAGATACGATGGAGAAACACATGGTGAGAGTCGAGCTCGCCATGGATGATGCCATTGATGTCTGCGGAACAGGTGGAGATAATAAACACTCATTAAACATCTCCACGGTCAGTGCGTTTATCGTATCTGCCGGAGGTGTCCCCGTGGCTAAACACGGTAACCGGTCTGTATCAAGCCAGTGTGGATCGGCCGATGTATTAGAAGCTCTTGGAATCAATATTAATCTGGGACCGAGTGAGGTATTGACCTGTATCAGGGAAACTGGTATTGGTTTTCTCTTTGCTCCCCGATATCATCCGGTCATGAAAGCCGTGCTTCCCCATCGCAAAAACCTGGGATTGCGAACCATTTTCAATATGCTGGGACCTCTCATGAATCCGGCGGGTGTACGTCGTCAATTAGTAGGGACTTATAACCGGGAAACAGCAAAGAAACTGGCGGAAGTCATGCTTATGAAAGGACACACCAAAGCCTGTACGGTCCACAGTGATGACGGTTACGATGAAGTTTCACCCTTTGCATCCAATTACATTTATGAAATTGATAATGGTCATATTCGTGAATATACCTATCATCACGAAACACCCCCGGGAAATGGGAGAGAAACTCTCTATGGAACAAACAGTCATGACAATGCCCACAAAATCACGGCCTTATTGTCCGGAGAAAAAAATTCCGCCCGGGACATGATCATCTTGAATGCTGCTTTTGCCTTTTACGTAGCGGGAAAAGTATCCGGGATCCCCGAAGGCATTGAACATGCAGAAGAAATGATCGACAGCGGAGCAGCTCTTGCTAAACTCCATGCCCTTCGGAAGCTTAGCAGGATCTATTCTGTATAA
- a CDS encoding C39 family peptidase — MKKIIHSVFLLVVCNIFLQGTETGGLIRRPCAFKGRILFTDDRISALYILEDGDIRKIAEGRGIGYHISQSPVRDVIGTKIILDNGLQVPVLYDLKKDEIIRLQAPVSRAGQVSFTRNGVAAWTSGNRLHLSDGRSCDLPGYANLAPVSPDGKWVVSNDDSDQLWLTDIGSGKHIRVSPILEEAFYNPQWSPDGKSILFSSVGGTLWVYSLETGTARELTEGQSAVWKNSSTILFHRIDVKEGKAINADIYTCDILKGSVSKLTRTADRFEMDPSWDENNRRILFHTQRDGVIAAFSETKGESILYTLNNPLPVTYYPPARSSKETAYFEIPYVHQVYDPPDWFGAGYAACGGTSAVMCLAYYGTITPWPTTASSPYPHESPYGRYICDKYYTILGYHMNRIGYSRGNYGWGAFGYITQNNWADTKGYMAEFAWKNGMANKSVDWTPTRAELIQQVDQRMPFVLLNFLTTSGHYITTIGYENSTATTLIFNDPYGNKNTPGYPSYDGALSRYDWPGYNNGYQNLNTVWCYIYFQAEIPTRPDWALEMQNTIADTIRSGSKIPLNYTLYNLGDISTSPGTIEWHITSIGVNNLNVDTVLFSMDVDPLAPESFYTFEQYLQLPDSLVSDTYLFTVEVPVDTGFGEIRLSNNKYQKKVKVIGYPHIYATAPENGATVNSTTPVLFAKFRETIDKVDTDSVFLSLNGVNINTDCSWNTREIRRISETPLEPGEYTAKVRVRNLAGFESIYSWKFTLTSTALDPAASHPHVFDLQAYPNPFNPHGMLYICLPESGNIRLDLFDVRGRHVKILEDGFYPAGMHQINWDGTDKSGHAVTSGIYIARLTSPSGIKTIRFALLK; from the coding sequence ATGAAAAAAATCATTCACAGTGTTTTTCTATTGGTTGTGTGCAACATCTTCCTTCAGGGGACCGAAACGGGAGGACTGATACGCCGCCCTTGTGCTTTTAAGGGGCGGATTCTTTTTACAGACGACCGGATATCAGCATTGTATATCCTGGAAGATGGTGATATCCGGAAAATAGCCGAAGGACGGGGAATTGGGTATCACATAAGCCAATCGCCGGTCCGGGATGTGATCGGAACAAAAATCATTTTGGATAACGGGCTGCAGGTACCTGTTCTGTATGACTTGAAAAAAGATGAGATAATTCGTTTACAGGCACCTGTCTCCCGGGCCGGACAGGTTTCTTTTACCCGGAACGGAGTGGCAGCCTGGACTTCCGGAAACCGCTTGCATCTGTCCGACGGACGCTCCTGTGATCTCCCCGGGTATGCAAACCTGGCACCGGTCTCTCCCGATGGAAAATGGGTGGTTTCCAATGATGATTCGGATCAACTGTGGCTGACGGATATCGGGAGCGGAAAACACATCCGGGTATCCCCGATCCTGGAAGAAGCCTTTTACAATCCCCAATGGAGTCCTGATGGAAAGTCCATACTTTTTTCCTCTGTGGGAGGAACACTCTGGGTTTATTCTCTGGAAACCGGAACTGCGCGTGAACTGACAGAGGGTCAATCGGCTGTTTGGAAAAACTCTTCCACCATCCTTTTTCACCGGATTGATGTGAAAGAAGGCAAAGCCATCAATGCTGATATATACACCTGTGACATCCTGAAAGGGAGCGTCAGCAAGCTGACCCGGACAGCAGACCGTTTTGAGATGGATCCCTCCTGGGATGAAAACAACCGGCGCATCCTGTTTCACACTCAGAGGGATGGCGTCATTGCCGCCTTTTCGGAAACCAAGGGAGAATCCATACTTTATACACTGAACAACCCGCTTCCGGTGACTTACTATCCCCCCGCCCGTTCCTCCAAAGAAACTGCTTATTTTGAAATCCCCTATGTCCATCAAGTCTATGATCCGCCGGACTGGTTTGGCGCCGGTTATGCCGCCTGCGGAGGGACATCCGCGGTTATGTGCCTGGCCTATTACGGCACCATCACTCCCTGGCCCACAACCGCGTCCAGTCCCTATCCCCATGAAAGTCCTTACGGCCGGTACATTTGCGACAAATACTATACCATCCTTGGGTATCACATGAACCGGATCGGATACAGCCGGGGAAATTACGGCTGGGGGGCTTTTGGCTATATCACCCAGAACAACTGGGCTGACACCAAAGGATATATGGCTGAATTTGCCTGGAAAAACGGGATGGCCAATAAGTCCGTAGACTGGACCCCCACCCGTGCCGAGTTAATTCAACAGGTTGACCAGCGAATGCCCTTCGTGCTTTTGAACTTCCTTACCACTTCAGGCCATTACATTACAACGATCGGTTATGAAAACAGTACTGCAACAACCCTCATTTTTAATGATCCCTACGGAAATAAAAACACACCGGGCTATCCAAGTTACGACGGGGCCCTGTCCCGCTACGACTGGCCGGGTTACAACAACGGGTATCAAAATTTGAATACTGTCTGGTGTTATATCTATTTTCAGGCAGAAATTCCCACGCGTCCGGACTGGGCGCTGGAGATGCAAAATACAATCGCCGATACAATCCGAAGCGGGTCAAAAATTCCGCTGAATTATACTCTTTACAATCTGGGAGACATAAGCACATCCCCCGGTACTATTGAATGGCATATCACCAGTATCGGTGTAAATAATCTAAATGTAGATACCGTATTGTTCAGTATGGATGTTGATCCTCTTGCTCCCGAATCATTTTATACCTTTGAACAGTATTTACAACTTCCGGACTCTCTGGTCAGTGACACCTATTTGTTTACTGTGGAAGTCCCTGTCGATACAGGGTTCGGCGAGATCCGCCTTTCCAACAACAAGTATCAGAAAAAGGTAAAAGTCATCGGTTATCCCCATATTTATGCCACGGCCCCGGAAAATGGGGCCACTGTGAACAGCACAACACCGGTCCTGTTTGCTAAATTCAGGGAAACCATTGACAAAGTGGATACGGATTCAGTGTTTTTAAGCCTGAACGGTGTCAACATCAATACCGATTGCAGTTGGAACACCCGTGAAATCCGCCGGATTTCCGAAACACCCCTGGAACCCGGAGAATATACGGCCAAGGTTCGGGTACGGAATCTGGCAGGTTTTGAAAGTATATACAGTTGGAAATTCACTCTCACATCCACTGCATTAGATCCGGCAGCGTCGCATCCGCATGTATTTGACCTTCAGGCATATCCAAATCCTTTCAATCCCCATGGGATGCTTTATATCTGCCTGCCGGAATCCGGAAATATCCGTCTGGATCTTTTTGATGTCCGGGGACGGCATGTTAAAATCCTTGAGGATGGTTTCTACCCTGCCGGGATGCATCAAATCAACTGGGACGGGACCGACAAATCGGGACACGCCGTTACGAGCGGTATCTACATTGCCCGATTGACATCTCCGTCGGGCATAAAAACGATTCGGTTCGCCCTTTTAAAATAA